CGACGATAACGATTCTTCTTATCTTCCGATAAACTGCACCAGGCACGCGCGGCCAATTTGATCAATTCCTGTGGCTTTAGACCACAATGCTTCTTGCGGAACGATCGAACGAAATTCAGATACCCATTATTCATAACGGGACCAGGTTTGCTGCACTTGACACGCTTTTTGGCGCATGGGTTTCTACGCTTGGGGCGACAGGCCTTGCGCTTCCTGCGACAAGCTGGTTTACGCTTCTTGGGGCAAGCTGGTTTACGTTTCTTGGCGCATGCACGCTTCTTTCTCATGGGGCAAGCAGGCTTACGTGGGCAGCCACGTGGCTTACGTTTCTTGGGACAAGATGGCCTCTTCATGGGACAAGGGGACTTTCTCTTCATTTTCTTGTTACAGCACATGTCGGCATTATCCTGGGGAGCAGTGGCTTCTCGGCTTTTGCTTGGCATTGTATAGTCATACTTGCTTCTTTCGGTATTATTCATCGTTTGCCAGATGTTTGTACCCCGACGAATGGATGTCTTCAGATCAAGCTGGGTATTCTTTGAACGGAATTCCCGAAGAAAGTTGAGGAATGCTCCACTGCCCACACGAGCAGGCTCGTGCAAGCGCAAAATTCGTATGGTTTCATATGCATTCGGCATGTGTGTTTTtctgaaatgaaaatgcaatCATATTAGAAATATAAAAGTCAATGTACTTCCAAATGGGTTAGTGGTATTGGGGAAAAGCAATTAGCAGAGTGGTTCTGTGGGAGTGgcacaatttttcaattttataaaaagcaaaaactatttcaattgttttgtgcaacaaaaacgaaacacaGGTTGAAACTGCATAACAGGCAATTCGAAAttgttattgaaaaaaatgaaaccaaaaggATTGTCAAATGTCTGGGCTAAAATGTGGCAGTAAAATATTTGgataaaatgaattttgcccaaattttttattatagatTCCTGCAAAACTTTAATGCCAAACCTCGCAGAAGTTTGTCTCATCAGGTTGAATATACtaacaaaatacaaacatttattatattctttgGAGGGGGCCcaccaaaaggaaaaagggAAATGCTAAAAGTAAAAGCATGGCCAACTAATTAAACTGATGAGACAATGCCTTATGTAAAACAGTAACCCGACAACAGAATGTCCCTTCCAGTCCTTCGTCGTTTTGCCTGTCTGATGTACATATGCAAACAGCAACTGAACAGAATTAACAAATACTACAAACACACAATGTATCTGTCTTGTTTTAGTCTGATTAGTTGGTTCTATTTAGTGTCCCTGTGTATGTTgtctggttgttgttgctgttttgttgttgtaacaGCACATTTAAGCAATTGAACACACGCATGATTCAAAGAGGTAGCACAAAaaagagtgagcgagagaaAGCTGGGACAACGAAATGTTGTCATGGCATTTGCACAATTTCCCACAATGAAAAATAGGATTACAAAAGTGTATAGACATCTATATGGCCACGTCTGTCCAACACTGTGCATGTGTGTTTTTATGAATAGTAGCCAAATGTCATTTTGAGTGATGCTCTTCGTTGGCATTGTCTACAATTTCGGGTTGATTGCCAATAGCAGAGGCAAATTCGAGTGTTTGAATATGTTGTCCTAGGGGCAAAGAGCAGTGGGCGCTAACTACATTTGGAGTACATCGTTTCCGAATTTCTCGTATTCGCAATAAATACGTTGCACTTTGTGCATTCATTACTGAATTTCCCCACCCCCAGTTTACTTAAGGTGGCTGTAAAATAAGACATTTGTTATGTCTGAGCGAATAAACACATATTTATCAAGAGCAACATGACTAATTATATTTCTGTTTGTAGTTTTGTTCTCTTTCCCCAAAATGTTTTCAGGGATGCTTTTGTTTACACccaaaatttacaaatatttcacGCAGCGTCGCCTTCTAATTACGGATGTGTGTTCCCTTACCACTTGCCCTACTCTTTCTCCTGGTAGAAGCAAATTATTTACTTAATTCCGATGAATGTGAAACTGGCAAACAGAATTTTCGAATGCATACATTTCGTTTGGTCAAGGAGTTGCTGTTGCCCAATTTATAAAATGCATACAACTACCTTTACCTTTGAAGGTAAGTGCAGAGCAAACATCATGAACATGAAAAGCGGCAATAACAATAACGTCAACCAGACTTTTGAACATAAAGATGCATAATATATAATGTAGTCAAGAATTAAACGACTATCTTAATACCCTAACACGCCTTTTATTCCTTTATCATTCATTATTCTTGGGTGCTTATTTTTCAGCTTAAGCTACCGAATTTCTAAATTCTTTTAATCTAACGAAGGCGATGGACCCTTGTGACTTGATAGAGCATTATCATTTGATATCGTGTATATTGCATAACTGCAAACAGACACCGAACTGGTTTCGTGGTCCTTCTGTTTTCTCTTTGCATCTGAGTATGTCCTGTGACGCTGTCGACGGGGCCCTGCAGTTGAGTTTGTTTACGCTGCTTTTCTGccataaatatttgcaaagtgcttgtaaaaaacaaaaggtggCAACAAAAAGATGGCATCCAAAGAGAGGGAGACAAAGAGAATAGCAAACTGTTGTCAATGATGACCAAGATGGCGGTGGATAAGGGAAATAAAGAGCGTGAACGTGGTCTACGTTGATGGCCAATAAATGCTAGAGTCTGGGTATTGgttgttttttggtttggtggcAGCATAAAAACCATAAATAGAGCTGAAGAATTTCAAGTGCTTAACCCCATTGAAAGCGAATCAAcgaaagaagaaagaaaaaattgcaaaGCATGTCGATGGTGGGGTGCGGTGGGCTTCACTTAATAAAGCTCAGTCAAAATCTATAATGGCGCAAAGAATCACCAATTAAAATTCTCTTGCTTGACTCATAAAATATTGGCTCAGCATAAGCACCAATGGCCAGACCCTCTCTTCCTGCTCCTCAACCTACAATGGATTGCCATCCTGTTTCTTGTAGTCTTACATTACGTAAAGGGAAAAAATTCGAGTGACCAAGACCAAGAATGGCAAACATTAAGGTAATCTTGGAATGAAGATAGAATTTCGGTGAATATATCCTTTATAGGGTATTAATTTGGTCTATGTGGCTATATTCTAATTCAAATATAACTCGCTTTTTATAGATGTCTTGAGCTTTCCCTTGAGCTCTTTGGTGTATGTGAAGCAACAAGATGatggcaaacacacacaaacaccctCTCCTAACATACCAACGACTACATCTTACCCTACCTGTCTTCCATAACTTGATTTGCCTTGCGTGCTATTTTGAATTGAGTTCGAGTTGGTGGAACGCTCGTAAAGTTGGGTCCACTTAAGCGCAATTGTTGGCCATAAACCTCATCGAAGTTGCCTCATTGCTTGTGGAGGAGTGCCTTATATTTGCTTTGCTTGACGATGCAAACAGGGGCAAATCATCATATCGTAAACAATTAGATCGTTTTGGCCACAAATTGAAACTAAATACGCCGAAGCATTGCAGTACTGGttgcatataaatttttttattgtccGTCTCTCCCTATCGAATTTCAAAGACAACAATTGACTTGTCATTCGACATTGTGTTGTGTTGAACCCAAATCCCCAAAGCTGAATTCGAAGGGGACGAAATTCTGTGGGCTGGGAAAGTCAACGCAATCGGCTTATAGCCCCTTCCACTCACCGTTTTTCACTCGCGACATTTCTGACATTTTCACTTCGTGACATTCCCTCCACTATGTAACTAAACAATGTAAAACGCGTCatttaaaaaacttaacaaTTCTGTCAGAGCAGAGAGGACTGGAAATTGGTTTTGCGATGAGgtggttttgtttgttaatgGCAATTTAACCTGCTGGTCTTATTTGCAAAAgaccacaaaaaataaacggaaaaaaagaaatcttaaacaaattacaaattaccAATTATGTCCCAAGGCATTTAAAGGAATTAAGGTGGAACTACGTTAATTTTGGGCTAAGAGAATCGGAATTTAGAGGAACAATAGGAAACCTTCAAAATCtatcttttcttttacttCACTATTAGTTACTTAATTTCGGAAAGCAACTTAAAAACTTTAAGCCTAGAATGCTTGTAGTTTCATGTCACTTACCCAGTAattatcgaaaaatttaatcTCAGATTCAGAGGATTGGCACTAAATAAAATTACTTTTTCGTCGTTAAATTGTTAGTCCTGTTTATCTACAGGATGAGGCGGTTAGCCACATGACCAGAATGATTCATTAAGTACTACCGGAATCGGCAATTCTTAAGGACCAAGTCTTTTAAATACTTAACCATTTCgcttaatattaattatttcgGTAATTATTTCATACTTACCGAACTTTGATAAAACTTTTATGTTTCACTTGTACTGCTGCTTGACGTTTTGCTTTTTCGCGGGAAAACcacttttaattttataaaacttGTAAAGGGACTAAAAGTTACAAgttagaaaaataaatatataatctAAAATAAGAGAACTGATGACTGTGATGCTTGTTTTGGAATGATTTTCTGTGGGTTGAAGCCGAGTACCTTgatttttttgagaaaaaaatcCAAGTCATGGATTGCTTTGATCTTGAACAAAGGCCTACTTG
The Drosophila willistoni isolate 14030-0811.24 unplaced genomic scaffold, UCI_dwil_1.1 Seg532, whole genome shotgun sequence genome window above contains:
- the LOC124461570 gene encoding protamine-like protein 99C isoform X2 — protein: MPNAYETIRILRLHEPARVGSGAFLNFLREFRSKNTQLDLKTSIRRGTNIWQTMNNTERSKYDYTMPSKSREATAPQDNADMCCNKKMKRKSPCPMKRPSCPKKRKPRGCPRKPACPMRKKRACAKKRKPACPKKRKPACRRKRKACRPKRRNPCAKKRVKCSKPGPVMNNGYLNFVRSFRKKHCGLKPQELIKLAARAWCSLSEDKKNRYRRMACKVTKSCRHKHRRVCTGK
- the LOC124461570 gene encoding protamine-like protein 99C isoform X1, which gives rise to MRQTSARKTHMPNAYETIRILRLHEPARVGSGAFLNFLREFRSKNTQLDLKTSIRRGTNIWQTMNNTERSKYDYTMPSKSREATAPQDNADMCCNKKMKRKSPCPMKRPSCPKKRKPRGCPRKPACPMRKKRACAKKRKPACPKKRKPACRRKRKACRPKRRNPCAKKRVKCSKPGPVMNNGYLNFVRSFRKKHCGLKPQELIKLAARAWCSLSEDKKNRYRRMACKVTKSCRHKHRRVCTGK